One Salvia splendens isolate huo1 chromosome 22, SspV2, whole genome shotgun sequence DNA segment encodes these proteins:
- the LOC121787206 gene encoding uncharacterized protein LOC121787206 isoform X2, with product MADSGSVDGILEFLKKNKFTKAEAALRSELGNRPDLNGLLQKLMLDDKESSGSGKEVNGAVSGEEDKNTKSARHGVESFKGSFALSTVDSSKELIVKEVDSGTGRNESDNKWKNAGTTKKQSKAGENIAASEKNLVFSNGLDDTVLDLYSWKYGTSNGPVTPYQNDGGSIGENNFLGFQVPGKANMDSSETLESGQVHHKSGDDASVSGEKGITWPGISTDLTYEKKSDNKVVDQQRLPNITCSKDDLVDNLWSRSDVSGQPSSEEGKRKAGVNNIRAAIKEQVDEVGRALFFGKNHGAEPKEFGPLEFNFAPENQREELPRLPPVRLKTEDKPFNIQWEEKYERDAPKILDADNAFLIGSFLDVPIGQEISATGKRLGGGNWLSVSQGITEDTSDLVSGFATIGDGMSESIEYPNEYWDSDEYEDDDDVGYMRQPIEDETWFLAHEIDYPSDNEKGTGHGSVPDTQERSQHKNDEDDQSFAEEDSYFSGERYIQSKAVSAIVYADDHDGLSATEIYRRDRDNDMIRQYDGQLMDEEELKLMRSEPVWQGFVSQTNELIMLGDGKAMSELGRLQPDICMDDNQHSSVRSIGVGINSDAADIGSEVRESLVGDSSEGDVEYFQYHDVGVQGSRHSQHDSDKNTGERSKSKTHNTEKHMMSNDKNPYAIAKLDGGFSFPPPRDGQVVQKSSGKALWSNQNKTIVGDEAYDHDMANDNMLASWRPKSNDSSPTKSSRDEHANAGESANSSLSSLSNYGYIDRELLKKEQDMKTTGVTEEDPVEALEDEEATAVQEQVKQIKAQEEEFETFDLKIVHRKNRTGFEEDKNFHVVLNSVIAGRYHVTEYLGSAAFSKAIQAHDLHTGMDVCVKIIKNNKDFFDQSLDEIKLLKYVNKHDPGDKYHLLRLYDYFYYREHLLIVCELLKANLYEFHKFNRESGGEVYFTMPRLQSITIQCLEALQFLHSLGLIHCDLKPENILVKSYSRCEVKVIDLGSSCFETDHLCSYVQSRSYRAPEVILGLPYGKKIDLWSLGCILAELCTGNVLFQNDSPATLLARVIGIIGSIEQGMLAKGRDTYKYFTKNHMLYERSQDSNRLEYLIPKKSSLRHRLPMGDQGFIDFIAHLLEVNPDKRPSASEALKHPWLQYPYEPISS from the exons ATGGCTGATTCGGGTTCTGTAGATGGTATACTGGAGTTTctgaaaaagaataaatttaCAAAGGCAGAGGCTGCATTACGGAGCGAATTGGGTAATAGGCCTGACTTGAATGGGCTTCTTCAAAAGCTTATGCTTGATGATAAGGAGTCAAGTGGATCAGGTAAAGAAGTAAATGGGGCTGTTTCGGGAGAAGAAGATAAAAACACAAAAAGTGCTAGACATGGCGTGGAAAGTTTTAAGGGTTCATTTGCCTTGAGTACTGTTGACTCATCTAAGGAGCTAATTGTGAAAGAGGTAGATAGCGGAACTGGAAGAAATGAGTCGGATAACAAGTGGAAAAATGCTGGCACTACAAAAAAGCAGAGCAAGGCTGGTGAGAATATTGCAGCAAGTGAGAAGAACCTTGTGTTCTCCAATGGTTTGGATGATACTGTGCTTGATTTATATTCGTGGAAGTACGGTACAAGCAATGGTCCAGTTACTCCATACCAGAATGATGGTGGCAGTATCGGTGAGAACAATTTTTTGGGATTCCAGGTTCCTGGAAAAGCAAACATGGATTCATCTGAGACTCTTGAAAGTGGTCAAGTTCACCACAAATCTGGTGATGATGCCAGTGTTTCTGGTGAAAAGGGAATTACTTGGCCTGGTATTAGCACAGATTTGACATATGAGAAGAAGAGTGATAATAAGGTAGTAGATCAACAAAGACTGCCAAACATCACATGCTCAAAGGATGATCTCGTTGATAATCTCTGGTCCAGAAGCGATGTATCTGGTCAACCTTCATCAGAG GAGGGTAAAAGGAAAGCAGGAGTCAATAACATTAGAGCAGCAATAAAGGAGCAAGTAGATGAGGTGGGTAGAGCTCTTTTCTTTGGGAAGAATCATGGAGCTGAGCCCAAAGAATTCGGTCCATTAGAATTTAATTTTGCACCTGAGAACCAAAGGGAAGAGTTACCAAGGCTACCACCTGTGAGACTCAAGACAGAAGACAAGCCTTTCAATATTCAATGGGAGGAGAAATATGAACGTGATGCACCGAAGATCTTGGATGCCGACAATGCTTTTCTTATTGGGTCATTTCTGGATGTACCTATTGGCCAAGAGATCAGTGCAACAG GAAAGAGGCTAGGAGGAGGCAATTGGCTATCTGTGAGTCAGGGTATCACCGAGGATACTTCTGACCTGGTTTCTGGTTTTGCAACTATTGGTGATGGAATGAGTGAATCCATAGAGTACCCTAATGAATATTGGGACTCTGATGAATATGAAGATGACGATGATGTTGGCTATATGAGACAACCCATTGAAGATGAGACCTGGTTTCTGGCTCATGAAATCGACTACCCAAGTGACAATGAGAAGGGGACTGGACATGGGAGTGTTCCAGACACTCAAGAACGGAGTCAGCACAAAAATGATGAAGATGACCAGTCATTTGCCGAGGAGGATTCTTACTTCTCTGGGGAAAGGTATATCCAGTCGAAAGCCGTTAGTGCTATTGTGTATGCAGATGACCATGATGGGCTGTCAGCTACTGAAATTTACAGGAGAGACAGAGATAATGATATGATTAGGCAATATGATGGGCAGTTGATGGACGAGGAGGAGCTCAAGTTGATGCGTTCAGAACCTGTTTGGCAGGGGTTTGTGTCTCAGACAAATGAACTCATTATGTTAGGGGATGGAAAAGCTATGAGTGAACTGGGAAGGCTGCAGCCAGATATCTGCATGGATGATAATCAACACAGTTCAGTTAGATCTATTGGTGTAGGAATCAACAGTGATGCTGCTGATATAGGCAGTGAAGTACGAGAAAGTTTGGTTGGAGACAGCAGTGAAGGTGATGTAGAATACTTTCAGTATCATGATGTTGGTGTTCAAGGGTCTAGACACTCACAACATGACTCGGATAAGAATACAGGTGAGAGATCTAAATCAAAGACTCATAATACTGAGAAACATATGATGAGTAATGACAAGAATCCGTATGCAATAGCAAAGTTAGATGGAGGTTTCTCATTTCCTCCTCCTAGAGATGGACAAGTGGTGCAAAAGAGCTCAGGCAAAGCTTTGTGGTCAAACCAGAATAAGACCATTGTGGGTGATGAAGCTTATGATCATGACATGGCGAATGACAACATGCTTGCATCATGGAGGCCGAAAAGCAATGACTCCTCACCAACTAAGAGTTCAAGGGATGAACATGCTAATGCTGGGGAATCAGCAAATTCAAGTCTGTCATCTCTTTCTAATTATGGCTACATTGATAGGGAACTTTTAAAGAAAGAACAAGATATGAAAACAACAGGCGTAACAGAAGAGGATCCAGTGGAGGCCCTCGAGGATGAGGAAGCTACAGCTGTTCAAGAGCAAGTGAAGCAAATCAAAGCACAAGAGGAGGAATTTGAGACCTTCGATTTGAAAATTGTCCACAGAAAAAACAG GACCGGCTTTGAGGAGGACAAGAATTTTCATGTTGTTTTGAACTCAGTCATTGCTGGTCGTTATCATGTCACCGAGTATCTTGGATCAGCTGCATTCAGCAAAGCTATTCAGGCACATGATCTGCATACTGGCATGGATGTATGTGTGAAAATTATAAAGAACAACAAAGATTTTTTTGATCAGAGCCTCGATGAAATAAAGTTGCTCAAGTATGTAAATAAACATGATCCTGGTGACAAGTACCATCTTCTTCGGTTGTATGATTACTTCTACTATCGC GAGCATCTATTGATTGTTTGTGAATTGCTCAAAGCAAACCTATATGAGTTCCACAAGTTTAACCGGGAATCTGGAGGAGAAGTGTACTTTACAATGCCAAGACTACAG TCAATCACGATTCAGTGTTTGGAAGCTCTTCAATTCTTACACAGTCTTGGCCTCATTCATTGTGACCTGAAGCCTGAAAATATTTTGGTCAAAAGCTACAGTAGATGTGAGGTTAAGGTTATCGATCTAGGAAGCAGTTGCTTTGAGACCGACCATCTCTGTTCTTATGTTCAGTCTAGGTCATACCGGGCTCCAGAGGTCATTTTGGGACTCCCATATGGAAAAAAGATTGATCTTTGGTCCCTTGGTTGCATCTTGGCAGAACTATGCACAGGCAAT GTACTCTTTCAAAATGATTCTCCTGCCACCTTACTTGCTCGAGTTATCGGAATCATAGGCTCTATTGAGCAAGGAATGCTTGCCAAAGGACGTGACACATACAAATATTTCACCAAGAATCACATGCTTTACGAAAGGAGCCAG GATAGTAACAGACTTGAATACCTGATACCGAAAAAGTCATCCTTGAGACATAGATTGCCAATGGGGGACCAAGGCTTCATTGACTTCATTGCTCATCTGCTAGAAGTGAACCCAGACAAGAGACCTTCTGCATCGGAGGCTCTGAAACACCCTTGGTTACAGTACCCTTACGAACCCATCTCATCATGA
- the LOC121787206 gene encoding uncharacterized protein LOC121787206 isoform X1, whose translation MADSGSVDGILEFLKKNKFTKAEAALRSELGNRPDLNGLLQKLMLDDKESSGSGKEVNGAVSGEEDKNTKSARHGVESFKGSFALSTVDSSKELIVKEVDSGTGRNESDNKWKNAGTTKKQSKAGENIAASEKNLVFSNGLDDTVLDLYSWKYGTSNGPVTPYQNDGGSIGENNFLGFQVPGKANMDSSETLESGQVHHKSGDDASVSGEKGITWPGISTDLTYEKKSDNKVVDQQRLPNITCSKDDLVDNLWSRSDVSGQPSSEVRKECHVKTVFPSSSGDTSTSYDRAIAVVDQQEGKRKAGVNNIRAAIKEQVDEVGRALFFGKNHGAEPKEFGPLEFNFAPENQREELPRLPPVRLKTEDKPFNIQWEEKYERDAPKILDADNAFLIGSFLDVPIGQEISATGKRLGGGNWLSVSQGITEDTSDLVSGFATIGDGMSESIEYPNEYWDSDEYEDDDDVGYMRQPIEDETWFLAHEIDYPSDNEKGTGHGSVPDTQERSQHKNDEDDQSFAEEDSYFSGERYIQSKAVSAIVYADDHDGLSATEIYRRDRDNDMIRQYDGQLMDEEELKLMRSEPVWQGFVSQTNELIMLGDGKAMSELGRLQPDICMDDNQHSSVRSIGVGINSDAADIGSEVRESLVGDSSEGDVEYFQYHDVGVQGSRHSQHDSDKNTGERSKSKTHNTEKHMMSNDKNPYAIAKLDGGFSFPPPRDGQVVQKSSGKALWSNQNKTIVGDEAYDHDMANDNMLASWRPKSNDSSPTKSSRDEHANAGESANSSLSSLSNYGYIDRELLKKEQDMKTTGVTEEDPVEALEDEEATAVQEQVKQIKAQEEEFETFDLKIVHRKNRTGFEEDKNFHVVLNSVIAGRYHVTEYLGSAAFSKAIQAHDLHTGMDVCVKIIKNNKDFFDQSLDEIKLLKYVNKHDPGDKYHLLRLYDYFYYREHLLIVCELLKANLYEFHKFNRESGGEVYFTMPRLQSITIQCLEALQFLHSLGLIHCDLKPENILVKSYSRCEVKVIDLGSSCFETDHLCSYVQSRSYRAPEVILGLPYGKKIDLWSLGCILAELCTGNVLFQNDSPATLLARVIGIIGSIEQGMLAKGRDTYKYFTKNHMLYERSQDSNRLEYLIPKKSSLRHRLPMGDQGFIDFIAHLLEVNPDKRPSASEALKHPWLQYPYEPISS comes from the exons ATGGCTGATTCGGGTTCTGTAGATGGTATACTGGAGTTTctgaaaaagaataaatttaCAAAGGCAGAGGCTGCATTACGGAGCGAATTGGGTAATAGGCCTGACTTGAATGGGCTTCTTCAAAAGCTTATGCTTGATGATAAGGAGTCAAGTGGATCAGGTAAAGAAGTAAATGGGGCTGTTTCGGGAGAAGAAGATAAAAACACAAAAAGTGCTAGACATGGCGTGGAAAGTTTTAAGGGTTCATTTGCCTTGAGTACTGTTGACTCATCTAAGGAGCTAATTGTGAAAGAGGTAGATAGCGGAACTGGAAGAAATGAGTCGGATAACAAGTGGAAAAATGCTGGCACTACAAAAAAGCAGAGCAAGGCTGGTGAGAATATTGCAGCAAGTGAGAAGAACCTTGTGTTCTCCAATGGTTTGGATGATACTGTGCTTGATTTATATTCGTGGAAGTACGGTACAAGCAATGGTCCAGTTACTCCATACCAGAATGATGGTGGCAGTATCGGTGAGAACAATTTTTTGGGATTCCAGGTTCCTGGAAAAGCAAACATGGATTCATCTGAGACTCTTGAAAGTGGTCAAGTTCACCACAAATCTGGTGATGATGCCAGTGTTTCTGGTGAAAAGGGAATTACTTGGCCTGGTATTAGCACAGATTTGACATATGAGAAGAAGAGTGATAATAAGGTAGTAGATCAACAAAGACTGCCAAACATCACATGCTCAAAGGATGATCTCGTTGATAATCTCTGGTCCAGAAGCGATGTATCTGGTCAACCTTCATCAGAGGTCCGGAAAGAGTGTCATGTGAAAACTGTTTTCCCATCTTCCAGTGGAGATACTTCTACAAGTTATGACAGAGCTATTGCTGTTGTTGATCAACAGGAGGGTAAAAGGAAAGCAGGAGTCAATAACATTAGAGCAGCAATAAAGGAGCAAGTAGATGAGGTGGGTAGAGCTCTTTTCTTTGGGAAGAATCATGGAGCTGAGCCCAAAGAATTCGGTCCATTAGAATTTAATTTTGCACCTGAGAACCAAAGGGAAGAGTTACCAAGGCTACCACCTGTGAGACTCAAGACAGAAGACAAGCCTTTCAATATTCAATGGGAGGAGAAATATGAACGTGATGCACCGAAGATCTTGGATGCCGACAATGCTTTTCTTATTGGGTCATTTCTGGATGTACCTATTGGCCAAGAGATCAGTGCAACAG GAAAGAGGCTAGGAGGAGGCAATTGGCTATCTGTGAGTCAGGGTATCACCGAGGATACTTCTGACCTGGTTTCTGGTTTTGCAACTATTGGTGATGGAATGAGTGAATCCATAGAGTACCCTAATGAATATTGGGACTCTGATGAATATGAAGATGACGATGATGTTGGCTATATGAGACAACCCATTGAAGATGAGACCTGGTTTCTGGCTCATGAAATCGACTACCCAAGTGACAATGAGAAGGGGACTGGACATGGGAGTGTTCCAGACACTCAAGAACGGAGTCAGCACAAAAATGATGAAGATGACCAGTCATTTGCCGAGGAGGATTCTTACTTCTCTGGGGAAAGGTATATCCAGTCGAAAGCCGTTAGTGCTATTGTGTATGCAGATGACCATGATGGGCTGTCAGCTACTGAAATTTACAGGAGAGACAGAGATAATGATATGATTAGGCAATATGATGGGCAGTTGATGGACGAGGAGGAGCTCAAGTTGATGCGTTCAGAACCTGTTTGGCAGGGGTTTGTGTCTCAGACAAATGAACTCATTATGTTAGGGGATGGAAAAGCTATGAGTGAACTGGGAAGGCTGCAGCCAGATATCTGCATGGATGATAATCAACACAGTTCAGTTAGATCTATTGGTGTAGGAATCAACAGTGATGCTGCTGATATAGGCAGTGAAGTACGAGAAAGTTTGGTTGGAGACAGCAGTGAAGGTGATGTAGAATACTTTCAGTATCATGATGTTGGTGTTCAAGGGTCTAGACACTCACAACATGACTCGGATAAGAATACAGGTGAGAGATCTAAATCAAAGACTCATAATACTGAGAAACATATGATGAGTAATGACAAGAATCCGTATGCAATAGCAAAGTTAGATGGAGGTTTCTCATTTCCTCCTCCTAGAGATGGACAAGTGGTGCAAAAGAGCTCAGGCAAAGCTTTGTGGTCAAACCAGAATAAGACCATTGTGGGTGATGAAGCTTATGATCATGACATGGCGAATGACAACATGCTTGCATCATGGAGGCCGAAAAGCAATGACTCCTCACCAACTAAGAGTTCAAGGGATGAACATGCTAATGCTGGGGAATCAGCAAATTCAAGTCTGTCATCTCTTTCTAATTATGGCTACATTGATAGGGAACTTTTAAAGAAAGAACAAGATATGAAAACAACAGGCGTAACAGAAGAGGATCCAGTGGAGGCCCTCGAGGATGAGGAAGCTACAGCTGTTCAAGAGCAAGTGAAGCAAATCAAAGCACAAGAGGAGGAATTTGAGACCTTCGATTTGAAAATTGTCCACAGAAAAAACAG GACCGGCTTTGAGGAGGACAAGAATTTTCATGTTGTTTTGAACTCAGTCATTGCTGGTCGTTATCATGTCACCGAGTATCTTGGATCAGCTGCATTCAGCAAAGCTATTCAGGCACATGATCTGCATACTGGCATGGATGTATGTGTGAAAATTATAAAGAACAACAAAGATTTTTTTGATCAGAGCCTCGATGAAATAAAGTTGCTCAAGTATGTAAATAAACATGATCCTGGTGACAAGTACCATCTTCTTCGGTTGTATGATTACTTCTACTATCGC GAGCATCTATTGATTGTTTGTGAATTGCTCAAAGCAAACCTATATGAGTTCCACAAGTTTAACCGGGAATCTGGAGGAGAAGTGTACTTTACAATGCCAAGACTACAG TCAATCACGATTCAGTGTTTGGAAGCTCTTCAATTCTTACACAGTCTTGGCCTCATTCATTGTGACCTGAAGCCTGAAAATATTTTGGTCAAAAGCTACAGTAGATGTGAGGTTAAGGTTATCGATCTAGGAAGCAGTTGCTTTGAGACCGACCATCTCTGTTCTTATGTTCAGTCTAGGTCATACCGGGCTCCAGAGGTCATTTTGGGACTCCCATATGGAAAAAAGATTGATCTTTGGTCCCTTGGTTGCATCTTGGCAGAACTATGCACAGGCAAT GTACTCTTTCAAAATGATTCTCCTGCCACCTTACTTGCTCGAGTTATCGGAATCATAGGCTCTATTGAGCAAGGAATGCTTGCCAAAGGACGTGACACATACAAATATTTCACCAAGAATCACATGCTTTACGAAAGGAGCCAG GATAGTAACAGACTTGAATACCTGATACCGAAAAAGTCATCCTTGAGACATAGATTGCCAATGGGGGACCAAGGCTTCATTGACTTCATTGCTCATCTGCTAGAAGTGAACCCAGACAAGAGACCTTCTGCATCGGAGGCTCTGAAACACCCTTGGTTACAGTACCCTTACGAACCCATCTCATCATGA